A section of the Capsicum annuum cultivar UCD-10X-F1 unplaced genomic scaffold, UCD10Xv1.1 ctg3069, whole genome shotgun sequence genome encodes:
- the LOC124891122 gene encoding uncharacterized protein LOC124891122, with product MRKVITVDDTFLYDKYEGVLLSAVAQDTENHIYPITFCIVDKENDVSWMFFFEKLKSIIVNEPDLCFISDRHNSIANSIAKVYNHAHHGAYFPGNRFDVMTTNIAESVNAMLIAEREYPVASIFNSIAKRFGEIFRERSANVFKYKDNKFVPAAKKILRDNMIEGDSFYVENISGDERQYTVFGSDSTAKVDLLERSCSCRKFDLVKIPCDHAMAAL from the exons ATGAGGAAGGTTATTACGGTCGACGACACTTTTTTATACGACAAGTACGAGGGGGTGCTTCTAAGTGCGGTTGCACAGGATACGGAGAATCATATTTATCCCATTACCTTTTGCATTGTTGACAAGGAGAACGATGTGTCTTGGATGTTcttctttgagaagttgaagtctATTATAGTCAATGAACCAGATTTATGCTTTATCTCCGATAGGCATAACAGCATCGCCAACAGCATCGCGAAGGTATACAACCATGCTCATCACGG GGCATATTTCCCCGGCAACAGGTTTGATGTGATGACCACAAATATTGCCGAGTCGGTGAATGCTATGTTGATTGCCGAAAGGGAGTACCCCGTGGCATCCATATTCAATTCGATTGCCAAGAGGTTTGGTGAAATATTTAGGGAGAGGAGTGCCAACGTCTTCAAATATAAGGATAACAAATTTGTTCCCGCCGCCAAAAAGATCTTAAGAGATAATATGATCGAGGGAGACTCTTTCTATGTGGAGAACATAAGCGGGGATGAAAGGCAATACACTGTGTTTGGAAGTGACTCTACGGCCAAAGTCGACCTTCTGGAAAGGTCTTGTTCATGCAGAAAGTTTGACCTAGTCAAAATACCATGCGATCACGCGATGGCCGCTTTGTGA